In Rhodopirellula bahusiensis, the genomic stretch TCGCAGAGAAATCACAGGCCAACCGACGGACTTCTGCGATCGAATCCGCTCCCCGAGTCCGAACCACCGCAATCAAGGGTGCTTCGAGGGCAACGGCTGGCTGAGTAAACTGGTCGCATGACACTGACCAGCCACATCATCGTTCTGCTCGCCAAGATGTTCAGCGGCTTCACCGTCCGATGGGTGGACTGCCAACCAGACACGTGCCAACGAATCTACTTTGCCAACCACACCAGCCACCTCGACGCGGTGGTGCTCTGGTCGGCGCTGCCACATGAAATTCGCTCGTTAACTCGACCGGTTGCCGCGAAAGATTATTGGACCGGAAGCTGGTTCAAAGAACACATCGCCCGCAGTTTCAACGCCTTGTTGATCGATCGGAAAGAAATCAAGGTCCACAAAAGCCCGATCGACATCATGATCCGGCAAATGGGTGACCTGTATTCGCTAATTGTTTTTCCGGAAGGAAGCCGATCGGCGGGCGAAGAAATGAGCGACTTCAAAAGCGGGCTGTATTACCTGGGCAAAAAACGCCCTGATCTGGAATTGGTTCCCGTTTACATCGAAAACGTCAATCGAATCCTACCGCGTGGCGAAGTGCTCCCCGTCCCGTTGCTCTCATGCATTACGATCGGTGCTCCCATTTTTTTGGAAACCGGTGAACCCAAAGCTGACTTTTTGCGCCGCGCTCGCCAAGCGGTGCTCCAACTCAAGGAAGTCTGACCATGTCGACGCATCCCAACGATCCTTTCCAATCGGGTTCGCCCAACGATCCCAACGCCATGACGCAACCGACCAAGAAGTCGGGCTGGGGTTGTTTCATTTGGGGATGCCTGGGGACGCTGACGATCGCCATTGTTCTGATGGTCGCCAGTATGTTTGGGGTCTATTACTTCGTGACTGGGCAAGTCGAAAAGTACACCGACACGCGCCCGGCGGATGTTCCAGTCGTCGATTGGGAGCAAGAACGGTTGGACGAACTGCAGGCCCGAATCGATGCCTTCAGTGAACGAGTCAAAGGAAATTCGCAGGACGCCGACACAACGACCGAAGAAGAAGACGATGCGTCCGACACAACCGATGAATCGCCCGTACTAGCCGAAGCCCCGCGGGAACTGCGGCTGACCAGCGAAGAGATCAACGCACTGATCTCCTCCAACGAAGACCTCCGTGGCAAGGTATTCGTCCGTATCGAAGATGGTCGCTTGTACGGTCAAGTCACTTTGCCCACAGATCAGATTCCGGGCGGCAAAGGACGCTACTTCAATGCCGATGCCGAATTCGAAGTTTCAATGGACAACGGAGTCTTGGTTGTTCGGCTGACCAGTGCCAGCGTCAAAGGCGAGCCCATCCCTGAAACGTTCATGGAAGGTTTCTCACAGCAGAATCTTGCCAAAGACGCATACGACGACGTGGAGACGGCGGAGATGTTGCGCAAGTTCGACAAGATCGAAGTCGTCGATGACACCATCGTGTTGCAATTGCGTGAGCCACAACCTGAGGACGAAGCGACCGAGGCCGACGAGTCAACGGACGACACGGAAGAGACGACAGCGGAAACGGAAACACCAGCCGAAGAAACCGCCGCGGTGGCCGAGTGATCCGACAGCGGATCGCTTATGGCACCAACCAGAACGCGTCACCCGCCTTCTGAAACTCGTCCGGTCGTGTCCACCACTGAGCATCCCGCTTGCCAGTCCAGCGGTCAGATGCCGATTGGACCTTGCCGCGAACTTGGTTCTCGATTCCCGCAAGCTCGATAATTTGGTCCGCCAACGCCCATTGATATCGAGCCTGGGGCACGGCCGGCACACCTCGGACGGCAAGCGATAGCTGACCGAGATTCAAATCGTGCCAGCGATCCGACTCCTCATCCGCGGTCACGGCGACTCGCCACTCTTCCGGCAATCGATCGATCGCAGTCTCGTGGATCTGCAGCGTCACGCGACTGCTGTGTGGGGAATACAACGCCCACGACAACCAGTGATCCCAATACCCAGCTCGCTCGAAGATCGGCATGGCAATGGCGAAGCCCACCACCGCCCAAGCCATCGGGCCCACCCTTCCGGCATCGGCCTTCGCATCACTGTTGATTGCGGCGTCATCTTCGATTTCGATCACCGGCCCAGCAAACAACCACCACGCCTGCAACGCCATCACAACGTTCCAAACAATCACGCCGGGACTGTGCCCCAGTCCCATCGGAGACAATACAGCGATCAATCCAACGTGCATTGCCGTCGCCATCCAAACCCCAAACATTCGCGTTCGAGGCCAAAACAACGCGATCGCGACACACAACTCAAAAGCCGGAAAGATCGCCGCCGCAAACAACCTCGTTTTCGTGGGCCAGGTCGAGACATCAACGCCCACCCATTCCAACTGCACCCGGAGGAAGTCCTGGCCAACGGTGTGCAGAAACTGAAAGTCCAACTTGCCGGCCGCGCTGAACACATACACGCTGATCGTCAGCAACCGAATCAAACGAAAGGTTGCCTCGGGCAAACGCCCCGACTCACTCCGCGGTGAAATTGCAAACAGGATCGCGTACAGAAACGACTGGTACACCCAAGGCTGCAATCGATGCTGATCCAGAAACACTGCAATCACCAGAGACACCGCGATGATCGGCCATGCCCACCTCCAGCGTCCACCCCCCACGGTCACTAAACAAGCAATTGCAATCACGAATGGCGTTGCGATTGAAAGCACGTTTGCGGCTTGTTGCGTCAGTCCAACCGTTGCCAGATCAAACATCGGCACCGCGGGATAGTCACCCGCGCCGGTCCAACTTGTCGGCAACCACAACCGAAACGTAGCTGCCATCAACGCCAGCAACGCGATCGCCCAAAATGCTTCCAATCCGTCTCGCGTCCGCCTCGATGCCACGTCTACTCACCGCCTTCTGCTGCGGCCTTGGTGACGGCGATTTGGCGATAGGTGGCTAGCGTGGTTTTGTCATGGCCTTGCACGATGATCGAACCCGGTTCCAGACGAAGTCCTCTTCGCGGGTTTTCATCCGCTTCGCGTGTATCAACGACATCGGTCACTTGCAAACCGTTGACCCAAGTCGCGAAGTGACTGCCTTCTGCGACCAGCAAGATCGAATTCCATCGCTCCGGTTCACCCGCGACCACGCGAGCATCCTGGCGCCGAAAGATTCCGCCAGCACCACAATCGGCAGGTTGCAATGGGTTCCCGTCAATCAATTCATTGCTGACTTGGCATTCGTAGCCCATCATTTCGTCGCCCGGAATGGCACGAAAGAACAAGCCCGAGTTCGACTTTGGATCATCCATTTTGTACTCGGCCAACATCACAAAGTCGCCGTACACAGCGTTTGACTCAAGCTGCTGCTTGCCACCATCGACAACCAATTGGCCCTCATCGTTGATGCGGTACTCGCCCTCCATGCCTTCGCGAACGGTCCAGCCCTCCAATCCATCGGCCAGCAAGTTCGTCAGTCCCAGCGGCCGCAATTGAATGTTTTTGAATGCGACCCGGCCGGTGCGATGTTGCAATCC encodes the following:
- a CDS encoding MauE/DoxX family redox-associated membrane protein translates to MEAFWAIALLALMAATFRLWLPTSWTGAGDYPAVPMFDLATVGLTQQAANVLSIATPFVIAIACLVTVGGGRWRWAWPIIAVSLVIAVFLDQHRLQPWVYQSFLYAILFAISPRSESGRLPEATFRLIRLLTISVYVFSAAGKLDFQFLHTVGQDFLRVQLEWVGVDVSTWPTKTRLFAAAIFPAFELCVAIALFWPRTRMFGVWMATAMHVGLIAVLSPMGLGHSPGVIVWNVVMALQAWWLFAGPVIEIEDDAAINSDAKADAGRVGPMAWAVVGFAIAMPIFERAGYWDHWLSWALYSPHSSRVTLQIHETAIDRLPEEWRVAVTADEESDRWHDLNLGQLSLAVRGVPAVPQARYQWALADQIIELAGIENQVRGKVQSASDRWTGKRDAQWWTRPDEFQKAGDAFWLVP
- a CDS encoding lysophospholipid acyltransferase family protein, translated to MTLTSHIIVLLAKMFSGFTVRWVDCQPDTCQRIYFANHTSHLDAVVLWSALPHEIRSLTRPVAAKDYWTGSWFKEHIARSFNALLIDRKEIKVHKSPIDIMIRQMGDLYSLIVFPEGSRSAGEEMSDFKSGLYYLGKKRPDLELVPVYIENVNRILPRGEVLPVPLLSCITIGAPIFLETGEPKADFLRRARQAVLQLKEV